The following are encoded in a window of Pyrenophora tritici-repentis strain M4 chromosome 6, whole genome shotgun sequence genomic DNA:
- a CDS encoding F-box domain containing protein has translation MQHLPDELILHIISYLEPSELVNLQHVSRRLLEISRDNNLWKALCFSHSAAERRRRRLELSTDIDPRLAELIRAADTLSNTFDTSVHNADAPSAEAQQERNREKRRQALLANWDPSYPDEKVNWYQDFIQRHAEQQISWFQDVGSDEKDERNIRREATGAGILFDSDGLADKLVAPLDDGSISIWDAAASSEQQGKLVAKSNVGLLPGKGSDLDYNTRLTQSQAIMTETGAVECVSVDSKLKKGFFAVQNVLNEVDLNTLQVVSRTPYPFPITALSEAHHRTPLTVGTNWTLHLHDTRKPPQPPASVRCELIGGATDTSFARLETGDFGGHVSLSQPGALSIFHLPTAREWDGNGDIWVGGRFTSMLNFDRRAFPRLRGTVHSGARLSCITAIPYPFVPHDLRLGRPYAPPSLLREVKSTPGYTLITAGEYKGKGSLELYGLSTDPAHSINSSDSRTTRNQKAYYQNRQTASSSKLLSVAPHGTRLVFADGDGNLKWVERDGSTPVRQFNINDLQRGGDGNTHAATTSTHQAGLVNAESDTEAGWGGDIVQKILPTVTSSLVTPFVPSDHTVGGNLVLWTGDGKLGMLGFGREPPFGGKDVFEDALEEQVGDAAGERVREREYTAGMRRALEQQARELRWLRGYGL, from the exons ATGCAGCACCTCCCCGACGAGCTCATTCTCCACATCATCTCAT ACCTCGAGCCCTCTGAACTCGTCAACCTCCAACACGTATCGCGCCGCCTTCTGGAGATATCTCGCGACAACAACCTCTGGAAGGCCCTATGCTTTTCTCATTCGGCTGCCGAGCGCCGTCGTCGCCGTCTCGAATTGTCGACCGATATCGACCCGCGACTCGCTGAGTTGATACGCGCCGCTGATACCCTCTCGAATACATTTGATACCTCAGTCCACAATGCGGACGCGCCGAGTGCAGAGGCGCAGCAGGAACGCAACCGcgagaagaggaggcagGCTCTGCTTGCGAACTGGGACCCGAGCTATCCTGACGAAAAGGTCAACTGGTACCAGGACTTCATACAGCGACATGCGGAACAGCAGATTAGTTGGTTCCAAGACGTAGGAAGCGATGAGAAAGATGAGCGTAATATTAGACGCGAGGCCACTGGTGCGGGCATACTCTTCGATAGCGACGGTCTCGCAGACAAGCTCGTTGCGCCACTCGACGACGGAAGTATCAGCATCTGGGACGCTGCAGCAAGCAGCGAGCAACAAGGAAAACTGGTGGCGAAGAGCAATGTGGGACTTTTGCCAGGGAAAGGCTCGGATCTGGATTACAATACGCGACTCACGCAGAGCCAAGCCATCATGACGGAAACGGGCGCAGTGGAGTGTGTGAGTGTCGACAGCAAGTTGAAAAAGGGCTTCTTCGCTGTGCAAAACGTATTGAACGAGGTGGATCTGAATACACTCCAAGTCGTTTCAAGAACGCCATATCCATTCCCCATCACCGCTCTCTCGGAAGCACACCATAGAACGCCATTGACAGTCGGCACCAACTGGACTCTCCACTTGCACGACACGCGCAAACCTCCCCAGCCTCCCGCCTCTGTACGTTGCGAACTCATCGGCGGCGCGACTGACACCTCCTTTGCACGCCTCGAAACTGGCGACTTTGGCGGCCACGTCTCGCTCTCACAGCCCGGCGCGCTATCCATCTTCCACCTACCCACAGCCCGCGAATGGGATGGCAACGGCGATATCTGGGTCGGCGGCCGCTTCACAAGCATGCTAAACTTCGACCGTCGCGCCTTTCCCCGCCTCCGCGGCACCGTACACTCCGGCGCTCGGCTGTCATGTATCACAGCTATACCGTACCCCTTTGTACCGCATGACCTCCGTCTAGGCCGGCCTTACGCACCACCCAGTCTCCTTCGCGAAGTCAAATCTACGCCAGGCTACACGTTAATCACAGCCGGCGAATACAAAGGCAAAGGTTCACTCGAGTTGTACGGTCTATCAACCGATCCCGCTCACTCCATCAATTCGAGTGATAGCCGCACGACGCGGAACCAAAAGGCGTACTATCAGAATCGCCAAACGGCTAGTAGTTCGAAACTACTGTCTGTGGCGCCACATGGTACGCGTCTTGTTTTTGCAGATGGTGATGGAAATTTGAAGTGGGTGGAGCGTGATGGTTCTACACCAGTTCGTCAGTTCAACATCAATGACTTGCAGCGCGGTGGCGATGGTAACACTCACGCTGCCACTACCTCTACCCATCAAGCCGGTCTCGTTAATGCAGAGTCTGATACTGAAGCGGGATGGGGCGGCGATATCGTACAGAAGATTTTACCAACCGTGACGTCGTCGCTGGTGACACCGTTTGTACCTTCCGACCATACTGTGGGAGGTAACCTGGTCCTGTGGACTGGAGACGGTAAACTGGGTATGCTTGGATTTGGGCGCGAGCCGCCGTTTGGTGGCAAGGATGTGTTTGAGGATGCGTTGGAGGAGCAGGTTGGAGATGCGGCCGGGGAGAGGGTTCGGGAGAGGGAGTATACGGCAGGGATGAGGAGGGCATTGGAACAGCAGGCTAGGGAGTTGCGGTGGTTGAGGGGGTATGGGTTGTAG
- a CDS encoding Mid2 domain containing protein, whose protein sequence is MPTTFVWVRAAALAALATQAAAQQCYYPNGEKAPDTEKPCSSGKGATACCPDKWECLDNGLCHYPADNLFGRYSCTDKNWKGDGCASNMCTYDMKAGGGESITQCSNHDDQWCCNADAQHVNCCQESPSPRPFFALKDGSAYATIGGQIAMNAPDLADITGLASGSGGGSSAPRTSAPASSNKPSSAAANPPSSAGSAKENSVSTTATPFVSVSASVSSGSAGVVTVPITFYVTPTSTATAAGSNASSSESNSNLGVIIGCAVGIPLALALLGIIFWMLRKRHQQKANPYNDVADADGDNGGLIGGAAGKLSKKETFRNSAPGTAEIDGNPVGAGRPISTVKGHAELASGNGFQPGQGTPYGPDAVGIGGGNGTGHPDRNTWGSVPPQYSPAHNQTTFNQYEGASELDGTSVMPAIRETPEAPQQYVAYRPPQPTAEMSTVTTPPEDLEKQVQR, encoded by the exons ATGCCCACTACATTCGTGTGGGTGCGCGCCGCTGCCCTGGCTGCTCTTGCGACACAGGCTGCTGCTCAGCAATGCT ACTATCCCAATGGCGAAAAGGCTCCAGATACAGAGAAGCCCTGCTCGTCAGGAAAAGGTGCTACGGCTTGCTGTCCAGACAAGTGGGAATGTCTCGACAACGGCCTATGTCACTATCCTGCCGACAACCTCTTTGGTAGATATAGTTGCACCGACAAGAATTGGAAGGGTGATGGCTGTGCCTCCAACATGTGTACCTATG ATATGAAAGCTGGCGGCGGAGAGTCGATAACACAGTGCTCAAATCATGACGACCAATGGTGCTGCAACGCAGACGCTCAACACGTAAACTGCTGCCAGGAATCGCCCTCACCACGACCCTTCTTCGCGCTCAAAGACGGCTCGGCATATGCGACCATTGGTGGCCAGATTGCAATGAATGCGCCGGACCTAGCCGACATTACTGGCCTAGCATCAGGCTCAGGTGGTGGAAGCTCAGCACCACGGACATCGGCACCAGCATCGTCGAATAAACCCTCTTCTGCTGCCGCAAACCCCCCTTCCTCTGCCGGTTCTGCCAAGGAAAACTCGGTTTCGACAACGGCCACACCATTCGTGTCCGTCTCTGCCAGTGTCTCTTCAGGCTCGGCCGGAGTAGTCACTGTCCCAATTACTTTCTATGTTACGCCAACGTCGACTGCTACCGCTGCTGGATCCAACGCCAGCTCAAGTGAATCAAATTCGAACCTCGGTGTCATCATTGGCTGCGCAGTGGGCATTCCCCTTGCGCTCGCCTTGTTGGGCATCATCTTCTGGATGCTGCGCAAGCGCCATCAACAAAAGGCCAATCCCTACAACGATGTAGCCGACGCTGATGGCGATAATGGAGGCTTGATCGGCGGCGCAGCAGGCAAACTCAGCAAAAAGGAGACATTCCGTAACTCGGCGCCTGGAACTGCCGAAATTGATGGTAATCCCGTAGGTGCTGGACGGCCCATTTCCACAGTCAAAGGCCACGCAGAACTTGCATCCGGAAACGGCTTCCAACCAGGACAAGGTACACCGTACGGACCAGATGCAGTTGGTATCGGCGGAGGAAATGGAACTGGCCACCCGGACCGCAACACTTGGGGCAGCGTACCGCCTCAGTATTCGCCAGCGCATAACCAGACCACCTTCAACCAGTACGAAGGGGCGTCGGAGCTGGACGGCACAAGCGTTATGCCGGCCATCAGAGAGACACCAGAAGCCCCACAGCAGTATGTCGCATATAGGCCACCACAGCCCACAGCTGAGATGTCGACGGTTACAACACCACCCGAGGATCTGGAGAAACAGGTACAGCGGTAG
- a CDS encoding SpoVK, ATPase AAA+ class: MPAARTLLSSTTSKRNYVDQTFDEHCSGDRVETRNKVLTSLRSTYPDFHITEVDEAKCSLFEFAAADKATLALDAEDEKFKATRKWVPVGEGVEKKMHPGDLIDHYRFARFQYIWQDHEFIVYYVTWADMLKSMDKVFYILYPRSSGSVANGHCPETDALILAAGKWTSQLHSEIFVFDDGCWDKSKELWKAVSGSSWADVILNPTTKQSLIEDVMGFFDNRELYASYGVPWKRGIILHGVPGNGKTVSIKALMNALYAREDAIPSLYIKSLSTQCNTEQYAISEIFKLARSQAPCLLIFEDLDSLVKDETRSYFLNEVDGLESNDGILMIGSTNHLNRLDPAIAKRPSRFDRKYHFKIPELEERKAYAKYWRSKLVGREVEFPEDVVDVVAEMTEGFSFAYLKELFVMALLGLVRGATGEDEDVNAEQAADEDKEKDNEEEKPEEKKEEEKEEELCTCTAKCATCHKSLPPTTSSSETKKKTDEAVEADEEAALNNMVLPTVEIPAHLKDNVLLKVIRHQIRILHAEMDNTKEENWPGEKTSVKGGNSNAEFAQAIARARRRRARMC; this comes from the coding sequence ATGCCGGCAGCACGCACCCTCCTCTCCTCCACGACCAGCAAAAGAAATTACGTCGATCAAACGTTCGACGAACACTGCAGCGGCGACCGCGTAGAAACCCGCAACAAGGTCCTCACCTCACTCCGCAGCACCTACCCCGACTTCCACATCACGGAAGTCGACGAGGCAAAATGCTCTTTGTTCGAATTTGCAGCTGCGGATAAGGCGACGCTGGCGCTGGATGCCGAGGATGAAAAGTTCAAGGCGACGAGGAAGTGGGTTCCTGTTGGTGAGGGCGTGGAGAAGAAGATGCATCCTGGAGACTTGATTGATCATTATCGGTTTGCGCGATTTCAGTATATCTGGCAGGATCACGAGTTTATTGTTTACTACGTGACCTGGGCCGATATGCTCAAGTCAATGGATAAAGTGTTTTACATCCTGTACCCGCGCAGCTCTGGCAGTGTTGCAAACGGCCACTGTCCCGAGACCGATGCTTTGATCCTGGCAGCCGGGAAATGGACGTCGCAGCTACACTCCGAGATTTTCGTTTTCGACGACGGATGTTGGGACAAGAGTAAAGAACTTTGGAAAGCGGTGTCGGGATCTTCCTGGGCCGATGTCATTCTCAACCCCACCACCAAGCAGTCTCTCATCGAAGACGTGATGGGCTTCTTCGACAACAGGGAGTTGTATGCCTCGTACGGTGTGCCCTGGAAACGTGGCATCATCCTACACGGGGTGCCTGGTAACGGCAAAACGGTCAGTATCAAAGCGCTGATGAACGCGCTATATGCGAGGGAAGACGCCATTCCCAGTTTATACATCAAGAGTCTGAGCACACAGTGTAATACGGAGCAATATGCCATTTCCGAAATCTTCAAATTGGCACGCAGCCAAGCACCGTGTCTGCTCATATTCGAGGATCTGGATTCCCTGGTCAAGGATGAGACCCGGTCGTACTTTCTCAACGAGGTTGATGGCTTGGAGTCCAACGACGGTATCTTGATGATTGGCTCCACAAATCACCTGAACAGGTTGGATCCTGCGATTGCCAAGAGGCCAAGCCGGTTCGATAGGAAGTATCATTTCAAGATTCCGGAGTTGGAGGAGAGGAAGGCGTATGCCAAGTATTGGAGAAGCAAACTGGTAGGGAGAGAGGTCGAATTTCCCGAGGATGTTGTGGATGTTGTGGCAGAGATGACTGAGGGATTCAGTTTCGCCTATCTGAAGGAGTTGTTTGTTATGGCGCTTTTGGGGTTGGTGAGGGGGGCTACGGGCGAGGACGAGGATGTGAATGCCGAACAAGCTGCAGACGAGGATAAAGAGAAGGAcaacgaagaagagaaaccagaagagaagaaagaagaagagaaggaggaaGAGCTTTGCACATGCACCGCGAAATGCGCTACGTGCCACAAGTCCCTCCCCCCGACCACTTCATCCTCAGAGACAAAGAAGAAGACTGATGAggctgtcgaagcagacgaGGAAGCAGCGCTCAACAACATGGTGCTGCCGACCGTGGAAATTCCGGCacacctcaaggacaatGTACTGCTCAAGGTGATCAGGCACCAGATTCGTATCTTGCATGCGGAGATGGACAACACCAAGGAGGAAAACTGGCCAGGTGAGAAGACAAGTGTCAAGGGCGGTAATTCCAATGCGGAATTTGCGCAAGCGATAGCGAGGGCAAGGAGGAGGAGAGCAAGGATGTGTTAG